GGCGCCGACACCCGGGCCCTGACCCAGGTGCTCTTCGGGCAGCTGAAGGACCTGGAGCCGGGCACCAGCGAGCACCACCGGGTGCGCGGGGCCCTCATCGAGGCCAACCTCCCGCTCGTCCGGTACGCGGCCGCCCGCTTCCGCAGCCGCAACGAGCCGATGGAGGACGTGGTCCAGGTCGGCACCATCGGCCTGATCAACGCGATCGACCGCTTCGACCCGGAGCGCGGGGTCCAGTTCCCCACCTTCGCCATGCCGACGGTCGTGGGTGAGATCAAACGGTACTTTCGCGACAACGTCCGCACCGTCCACGTCCCGCGCCGCCTCCACGAGCTGTGGGTGCAGGTCAACGCCGCCACCGAGGACCTCACCACCCTCCACGGCCGCACCCCGACCACCGCCGAGATCGCCGAGCGGCTGCGGATCGGCGAGGACGAGGTGCTCTCCTGCATCGAGGCCGGCCGCAGCTACCACGCGACCTCGCTGGAGGCCGCCCAGGAGGGCGACGGCATGCCCGGCCTGCTCGACCGGCTCGGCTACGAGGACCCCGAGCTGGCCGGCGTCGAGCACCGCGACCTCGTACGCCACCTGCTGGTCCAGCTGCCCGAGCGGGAGCAGCGGATCCTCCTCCTGCGCTACTACAACAACCTGACGCAGTCGCAGATCAGCGCGGAGCTCGGCGTCTCGCAGATGCACGTGTCGCGGCTGCTCGCCCGGAGCTTCGCCCGTCTGAGATCCGCAAACAGGATCGAGGCTTAACCGGATCGGGTGGAGCCGTTACCGCGTTTCCCTACAGAATCGGCTCATTCCGCTCGGTCGGCTCTCTGTCGCTGGAGATACTTGTCGACATGACGCTACAGCGTGTTGCCGACATGTGACATTCTGCTGGAACCGCGTTTGCCGCAGCCCCGCCTCCGGTATTCAGGTGGAGGCTGCGTTCCTCCGACGGGCGCAGAGACGCGACCGTCCGCGACCTCAAGGGGGTGGCATGTCCGCAGAACAGGGCAGCTCCAAGGTGCTCACGCTCGTCAAGCGTGAGCTGCCGGCAGTGTCCGACCGCTCGGAAGCCATCGACACCCGCACCCTCTCCCGCTCCCTCTTCCAGCGACTTGCCGCCCTGGACGCGGACAGCCCCGAACGGGCGTACGTACGTGACACCCTGATCGAGCTGAACCTGCCGCTGGTGCGCTACGCGGCGGCCCGGTTCCGCAGCCGCAACGAGCCGATGGAGGACATCGTCCAGGTCGGCACCATCGGCCTGATCAAGGCGATCGACCGGTTCGACTGCGAACGCGGCGTGGAGTTCCCGACGTTCGCGATGCCGACCGTCGTGGGCGAGATCAAACGATTCTTTCGGGACACTTCCTGGTCCGTCCGCGTCCCGCGCCGGCTCCAGGAACTGCGCCTCGCGCTGACCAAGGCCAGCGACGAGCTCGCCCAGAAGCTGGACCGGTCCCCGACCGTTCCGGAGCTGGCGGCCGTGCTCGGCGTGACCGAGGAGGAGGTCGTCGACGGCCTCGCCGTGGGCAACGCCTACACCGCCTCCTCGCTCGACTCGCCCTCCCCGGAGGACGAGGGCGGCGAGGGCTCGCTCGCGGACCGGCTCGGGTACGAGGACAGCGCGCTCGAGGGTGTGGAGTACCGCGAGTCGCTCAAGCCGCTGCTGGCCAAACTCGCGCCCCGGGAACGGCAGATCATCATGCTGCGGTTCTTCGCGAACATGACCCAGTCGCAGATCGGCGAGGAGGTCGGCATCTCCCAGATGCATGTCTCCCGGCTGCTCACCCGGACGCTCGCCCAGCTGCGGACGGGCCTGATCGGGGACTGAGCCACGAGACTGAGCCACGAGCGCGGGGTTCACATTTGACATTCCGTCAGGAAAACTGGCGCGATGCGAACGGGATCCCGCGCTGCGCTCACCCTCGCCCTGTGCTGCACGGCCGCCGCCGCCCTCACCGGCTGCGGCGGCCCGGGACGCGGCTACGTCGCCGTGGGCGCGGCGGCCCCCGGCCCCGAACGGGGTGCGGGGGAGAACGTGCCGCCCCGGAGCCAGGTGGAGTTCCAGCCGCTGGCGCCTGCCGGATCGGGCCCTTCCGCGGGCGCTTCCGTTCTTACGCCGCCCGGCGCGCCCGGGTCCCAGCCGCCCGGTGGCTCCGCCCAAGGCGGAGCGACGGCCACCGCCCCCGGAGGCTCCGACCCGGCCCCCGGCACCCCGCCGGACCCAGGCACCCCTGCCGCCCCCGGCGGCACCGGGGGCGCGGGCACCGGCGGCACACCGCCGGGCGGAGGCAGCCCACCGGCCCCTCCCGGGACCCCCGGCACCCCGACCCCTCCCGCCACACCCGGAACTCCAGGCACCCCGGCCCCTCCGGCCCCTCCCGCCCCTCCCGCCCCGAAGCCGGGCACCACACCGCCGGCCCCGCCGGCCACCCCGGCCCAGCTCACGCTGAGCGCCCCGGTCCGCGCGGCGGCGCCCGACCGCTGGTGCGAACGCGTCACGGTGACCTTCACCAACACCGGGAGCACCGCGGCCCGTTCGGGCACGGTCGGCTTCGCGACGCACATCATCGGCGCCCTCGGCGTCGACTGGGCCACGATCACCACGACCCAGCCCCTGCCCGCCCCGCTCGCCGGCGGCGCGTCGAAGACGCAGACCTACACGGTCTGCGTCGAGGCCTGGCGGGTCCCGCTGGGCATGCACGTGGAGACCCGGAAGGTCACCGCCACCTGGAGCTGAGC
The Streptomyces sp. NBC_00091 genome window above contains:
- a CDS encoding RNA polymerase sigma factor SigF, with translation MPASTAPQVPPQQELRPQEPRAHEPRQEPHEGPQDRPSATLVTTTATAATAAPTAPAAPLAPGAVGAPVEPAPPRPQGRGADTRALTQVLFGQLKDLEPGTSEHHRVRGALIEANLPLVRYAAARFRSRNEPMEDVVQVGTIGLINAIDRFDPERGVQFPTFAMPTVVGEIKRYFRDNVRTVHVPRRLHELWVQVNAATEDLTTLHGRTPTTAEIAERLRIGEDEVLSCIEAGRSYHATSLEAAQEGDGMPGLLDRLGYEDPELAGVEHRDLVRHLLVQLPEREQRILLLRYYNNLTQSQISAELGVSQMHVSRLLARSFARLRSANRIEA
- a CDS encoding RNA polymerase sigma factor SigF; translation: MSAEQGSSKVLTLVKRELPAVSDRSEAIDTRTLSRSLFQRLAALDADSPERAYVRDTLIELNLPLVRYAAARFRSRNEPMEDIVQVGTIGLIKAIDRFDCERGVEFPTFAMPTVVGEIKRFFRDTSWSVRVPRRLQELRLALTKASDELAQKLDRSPTVPELAAVLGVTEEEVVDGLAVGNAYTASSLDSPSPEDEGGEGSLADRLGYEDSALEGVEYRESLKPLLAKLAPRERQIIMLRFFANMTQSQIGEEVGISQMHVSRLLTRTLAQLRTGLIGD